Proteins encoded in a region of the Fusobacterium sp. IOR10 genome:
- a CDS encoding transketolase family protein encodes MVKKATREAYGEALAELGKINKDVVVLDADLSGSTKTSIFKKSFPERHINVGIAEADLIGTSAGVATCGKVVFASTFAVFEAGRAFEQIRNTVAYPKLNVKIAPTHAGISVGEDGGSHQSIEDIALMRVIPGMVVLCPADAVETKKMVYAAAEYEGPVYIRMGRLGVPVLFDENYDFQIGIANTIKEGTDVTIVATGLMVAEALEAAEVLKAEGISVRVINAGTIKPLDGETILKAAKETKFIVTAEEHSVIGGLGSAVSEFLSEVHPTKIKKVGIYDRFGQSGTGAELLEKYELTSKKLVSVIKENL; translated from the coding sequence ATGGTAAAAAAGGCGACAAGAGAAGCTTATGGAGAAGCTTTAGCCGAATTAGGAAAAATAAATAAAGATGTAGTAGTACTAGATGCAGATTTATCTGGATCAACAAAAACTAGTATATTTAAAAAGTCTTTCCCAGAAAGACATATAAATGTTGGGATTGCAGAAGCAGATTTAATAGGAACTTCAGCAGGGGTTGCAACATGTGGAAAAGTTGTTTTTGCATCAACATTTGCAGTATTTGAAGCAGGAAGAGCTTTTGAACAAATTAGAAATACAGTGGCATATCCTAAATTAAATGTTAAAATTGCACCAACTCATGCAGGAATTTCAGTTGGAGAAGATGGTGGATCACATCAATCTATAGAAGACATTGCTTTAATGAGAGTTATACCTGGAATGGTAGTATTATGTCCAGCAGATGCAGTTGAAACAAAAAAAATGGTATATGCAGCAGCAGAATATGAAGGTCCTGTTTATATAAGAATGGGAAGATTAGGAGTTCCAGTTTTATTTGATGAAAATTATGATTTCCAAATAGGAATAGCTAATACAATAAAAGAAGGAACAGATGTGACAATAGTGGCTACAGGTCTTATGGTAGCAGAAGCTTTAGAAGCAGCAGAAGTATTAAAAGCTGAAGGAATTTCAGTAAGAGTTATAAATGCTGGGACTATAAAACCTTTAGATGGTGAAACAATATTAAAAGCAGCAAAAGAAACTAAATTTATAGTTACTGCAGAGGAACATTCTGTTATTGGTGGATTAGGTTCAGCTGTTTCAGAATTTTTATCAGAAGTACACCCAACAAAAATAAAAAAAGTTGGAATTTATGATAGATTTGGACAAAGTGGAACAGGGGCAGAATTATTAGAAAAGTATGAATTAACTTCTAAGAAATTAGTTTCTGTAATAAAAGAAAATCTATAA
- a CDS encoding transketolase produces the protein MKDINLLSTKAKAIRQDIIKMITKANSGHPGGSLSATDILTTLYFHEMNVDPKNPKMEGRDRFVLSKGHAAPALYAVLAEKGYFDKEILMTLRQYGSILQGHPDMKKVPGVEISTGSLGQGLSVANGMALNGKIFKDDYRVYVVMGDGEQQEGQIWEAAMTAAHYKLDNVCAFVDSNNLQIDGNVDKVMGVEPLTDKWKSFGWHVIEINGHNFDEIICALDEAKTVKNKPTVVIARTTKGKGVSFMENVCGFHGKAPTKEQEVQALEELNK, from the coding sequence ATGAAGGATATTAATCTTTTATCAACAAAAGCAAAGGCAATAAGACAAGACATTATTAAAATGATCACCAAAGCAAATTCTGGACATCCAGGAGGGTCATTGTCAGCAACTGACATTTTAACTACATTATATTTCCACGAAATGAATGTTGACCCTAAAAACCCAAAAATGGAGGGAAGAGATAGATTTGTATTATCTAAAGGTCATGCTGCTCCAGCATTATATGCTGTACTTGCAGAAAAAGGTTACTTTGATAAAGAAATCCTTATGACATTAAGACAATATGGTTCTATATTACAAGGTCATCCAGATATGAAAAAAGTTCCAGGAGTTGAAATTTCAACTGGATCATTGGGACAAGGTCTTTCTGTTGCAAATGGAATGGCATTAAATGGAAAGATATTCAAAGATGATTATAGAGTATATGTTGTTATGGGAGATGGAGAACAACAAGAAGGTCAAATTTGGGAAGCTGCAATGACAGCAGCACACTACAAACTTGACAATGTATGTGCTTTTGTAGATAGTAATAATCTTCAAATTGACGGAAATGTAGACAAAGTAATGGGAGTAGAACCTTTAACTGATAAATGGAAATCTTTTGGATGGCATGTTATAGAAATAAATGGACATAATTTTGATGAAATAATATGTGCTTTAGATGAAGCTAAAACAGTTAAAAATAAACCAACTGTTGTAATTGCTAGAACAACTAAAGGTAAGGGAGTTTCATTTATGGAAAACGTATGTGGATTCCATGGAAAAGCGCCTACAAAAGAGCAAGAAGTGCAAGCTTTAGAAGAACTAAACAAATAA
- the nusB gene encoding transcription antitermination factor NusB, with protein sequence MSRRAAREDLFKIIFEAEIKEESLVDIYSNYITREDGKKINEKEREFIEKNVKGIEEHNEEILNELSLKMEGWSYDRIGVIERALLKSAVYELMFEKTPKEIVINEIVELAKKYGDAKSYEFLNGVLAKIL encoded by the coding sequence ATGAGCAGAAGAGCAGCAAGGGAAGATTTATTTAAGATTATATTTGAAGCAGAAATCAAAGAGGAATCATTAGTTGACATTTATTCTAATTATATTACAAGAGAAGATGGAAAAAAAATTAATGAAAAAGAAAGAGAGTTTATTGAAAAAAATGTTAAAGGAATAGAAGAACATAACGAAGAAATTCTAAATGAACTATCTTTAAAGATGGAAGGTTGGAGTTATGATAGAATAGGAGTTATTGAAAGAGCTCTTCTTAAATCAGCAGTTTATGAACTAATGTTTGAAAAAACCCCAAAAGAAATAGTTATCAATGAAATTGTGGAATTAGCTAAGAAATATGGAGATGCTAAGTCATATGAATTTTTAAATGGAGTTTTAGCTAAGATTTTATAG